Proteins from a single region of Calonectris borealis chromosome 14, bCalBor7.hap1.2, whole genome shotgun sequence:
- the MRPL16 gene encoding LOW QUALITY PROTEIN: large ribosomal subunit protein uL16m (The sequence of the model RefSeq protein was modified relative to this genomic sequence to represent the inferred CDS: deleted 2 bases in 1 codon) produces MAAPYRHFRPGRRGPAMWRWRLPPSLPAGGGPGGVAVPRAGLKKYVLPPDYSGITLPEKTKLKFMDKVPAVPKVRREPRRLRDIRGPARVATDFTQGQYGILALGGGYLHWGHFEMIRLTIGRAMDPKTMFAIWRVPAPYKPVTRKSLGHRMGGGKGPIDHYVTAVKSGRLVVEVGGRCEFGEVKPFLTQVAKKLPFPAVPISRDGLQQMRREEEEKRLNNQNPWTFERVVTSNMLGMRKYLSPYDLQLKGRYWGKFFLKHRV; encoded by the exons ATGGCGGCGCCCTACAGGCACttccggccgggc cggcgcggcccggcgatGTGGCGATGGCGGCTCCCGCCGTCGCTCCCGGCTGGAGGAG GTCCCGGCGGTGTCGCCGTCCCCCGGGCGGGCCTCAAGAAGTACGTGCTACCCCCGGACTACAGCG GTATCACCCTCCCGGAGAAGACGAAGCTGAAGTTCATGGACAAGGTCCCGGCGGTGCCCAAGGTCAGGCGGGAGCCCCGGCGGCTGCGTGACatccgcggcccggcccgggtgGCCACCGACTTCACCCAGGGGCAGTACGGGATCCTG GCCTTGGGGGGTGGGTACCTCCACTGGGGCCACTTCGAGATGATCCGCCTGACCATCGGCCGCGCCATGGACCCCAAGACCATGTTCGCCATCTGGCGCGTGCCGGCCCCTTACAAACCGGTGACGCGGAAAAGCCTGGGACACCGCATGGGGGGCGGCAAGGGCCCCATCGACCACTACGTGACGGCGGTGAAGAGCGGACGTCTGGTGGTGGAAGTAGGCGGTCGCTGCGAGTTTGGGGAGGTGAAGCCCTTCCTCACGCAGGTGGCCAAGAAACTGCCCTTCCCCGCCGTCCCCATCAGCCGCGACGGCCTCCAGCAGATGCgacgggaggaagaggagaagaggcTCAACAACCAAAACCCCTGGACCTTCGAGCGCGTCGTCACCTCCAACATGCTGGGGATGCGCAAGTACCTCAGCCCCTACGACCTGCAGCTAAAGGGACGCTACTGGGGCAAATTCTTCCTGAAACACAGGGTGTAA
- the PATL1 gene encoding protein PAT1 homolog 1 isoform X3 produces the protein MFRYQSLEDCPLDEDEDAFQALGEEDEDIDQFNDDTFGAGAVDDDWQEAHERLAELEDKPMAARERDGAGGEEVDLLGEPEDTLAERLTRLVIDSELEDPAIMQAVQTRAPAQQPGGLNSSIWDSSAVLRRIRGPLLTQEMPSVSVLDYALPQRPPQAREEERDPSERALPRRSSSPVIGSPPVRAVPIGTPPKQAAVPNFNQQILCPKPVHIRATMQQRYPAPYGERMSPNQLCNVPNSSLLGHPFPHSVSPVLTHLQRAQLLGGAQAGRMSPSQFARVSGLVGSPLPSVNPKLLQGRVGQMMSPASGFRAFFGAPPAPPPSQPQHPPGPGSHLQSLRPQHQMFRPDTTHLHPQHRRLLHQRQQNRNQHRSLNGSVGDRGGHRSSHQEQMRKDPYANLMLQREKDWVSKIQMMQLQSTDPYLDDYYYQNYFQKLEKLSAAEEVHGDGPKKERTKLITPQVAKLEHTYKPVQFEGSLGKLTVSSVNNPRKMIDAVVTSRSEDDETKEKQVRDKRRQTLVTIEKTYSLLLDVEDYERRYLLSLEGERPALMGERKQKICDMYDNLRGKAPGQERPSDDHFMQIMCIRKGKRLVARILPFLSPEQAADVLMATARNLPFLIKKDAQDEVLPCLLRPFSHVLYHLPLGTVTSLVQQLTNLPQSATAPAPTNLHLTAVLQNKGAAEAAQDPPACAAIPGRSGRWR, from the exons atgttcCGGTACCAG TCCCTGGAGGACTGCCCGTTGGATGAGGATGAAGACGCTTTCCAGGCCCTGGGGGAGGAAGATGAAGATATCGACCAGTTCAACGATGACACCTTCGGAGCCGGGGCTGTCG ACGACGACTGGCAGGAGGCACACGAGCGGCTGGCGGAGCTGGAGGATAAACCGATGGCAGCCAGGGAGCGGGATGGGGCCGGCGGAGAGGAGGTGGATCTGCTGGGTGAACCCGAGGATACGCTGGCGGAGCGGCTGACCAGGCTGGTTATCGACAGCGAGCTGGAGGATCCCGCCATCATGCAGGCTGTGCAGACCAGGGCCCCCGCGCAG CAGCCTGGAGGGTTGAATTCCAGCATCTGGGACAGCTCGGCTGTCCTGAGGCGCATCCGAGGGCCGCTTCTCACTCAG GAGATGCCGTCGGTGTCCGTGCTGGACTACGCTCTGCCTCAGAGACCCCCCCAGGCTCGAGAGGAAGAGCGGGACCCCTCCGAGCGGGCGTTGCCCCGGCGTTCATCATCCCCTGTCATCGGGAGCCCCCCTGTCCGGGCTGTCCCCATCGGCACCCCTCCCAAGCAGGCTGCCGTGCCCAACTTCAACCAGCAG ATCCTGTGTCCGAAGCCTGTCCACATCCGAGCTACCATGCAGCAGCGCTACCCCGCTCCCTACGGCGAGAGGATGTCCCCCAACCAGCTCTGCAACGTACCG aATTCCTCCCTCCTGGGCCACCCGTTCCCCCACAGCGTCTCTCCCGTCCTCACCCACCTGCAGAGAGCGCAGCTGCTCGGAGGAGCCCAG gCCGGCCGAATGTCCCCCAGCCAGTTTGCCCGGGTCTCTGGCCTGGTTgggagccccctcccctccgTCAATCCCAAGCTGCTCCAGGGCAGAGTCGGGCAGATGATGTCTCCGGCCAGCGGGTTTCGTGCCTTCTTCGGGGCTCCCCCCGCTCCACCTCCCTCGCAGCCGCAGCACCCGCCGGGCCCCGGATCCcacctgcagagcctgag GCCGCAGCACCAGATGTTCCGGCCGGATACGAcccacctgcacccccagcaccgccGGCTCCTGCACCAGCGGCAGCAGAACCGAAA CCAGCACCGGAGCCTCAACGGCTCGGTGGGGGACCGAGGGGGCCACCGGAGCAGCCACCAGGAGCAGATGCGCAAAGATCCCTACGCCAACCTCATGCTGCAGCGGGAGAAGGACTGGGTGTCCAAGATCCAGATGatgcagctgcagagcactgaTCCCTACCTGGATGACTATTACTACCAG AATTACTTCCAGAAGCTGGAGAAGTTGTCAGCAGCGGAGGAAGTCCACGGTGATGGTCCCAAGAAGGAACGCACTAAACTCATCACACCTCAGGTGGCTAAGCTGGAGCACACCTACAAGCCAG TGCAGTTTGAAGGCTCGCTCGGGAAGCTCACGGTCTCCAGCGTGAACAACCCCCGGAAGATGATCGACGCGGTGGTGACCTCCCGCAGTGAGGATGAC GAGACGAAGGAGAAGCAGGTTCGAGACAAGAGGCGCCAGACCCTTGTCACGATCGAGAAG ACGTACAGCCTCCTCCTGGACGTGGAGGACTACGAGAGACGCTACCTCCTGAGCCTGGAAGGCGAGCGGCCGGCCCTGATGGGCGAGAGGAAGCAGAAGATCTGCGATATGTACGACAATCTGAGGGGGAAGGCGCCCGGGCAGGAGAG GCCAAGCGACGACCACTTCATGCAGATCATGTGCATCCGGAAAGGGAAGCGCCTCGTGGCCCGGATCCTCCCCTTCTTGTCACCCGAGCAAGCGGCCGACGTACTCATGGCGACGGCCAGGAACCTGCCCTTCCTCATCAAGAAGGATGCTCAGGATGAG GTGCTGCCCTGCCTGTTGAGGCCATTCTCACACGTTCTCTACCACCTTCCCTTGGGGACGGTCACCAGCCTTGTGCAGCAGCTAACGAACCTACCTCAGAGCGCGACCGCGCCAGCACCCACCAACCTGCACCTCACTGCTGTGCTCCAAAACAAg ggggCTGCGGAGGCAGCCCAGGATCCTCCTGCCTGTGCCGCCATCCCGGGGAGGAGTGGGAGGTGGAGGTGA
- the STX3 gene encoding syntaxin-3 isoform X1 — MKDRLEQLKAKQDADDDTEELEIAVDNTAFMDEFFSEIEETRQNIDKISENVEEAKKLYSIILSAPIPEQKTKDDLEQLTAEIKKMANGVRNKLKSMERNIEQDEARSSADLRIRKSQHSVLSRKFVDVMTKYNEAQVDFRERSKGRIQRQLEITGKNTTDEELEEMLESGNPSIFTSGIMDSQISKQALSEIEGRHKDIVRLESSIKELHDMFVDIAMLVENQGGLLDNVEQHVMHAAEHVEQANQQTKKALQYQGQARKKMLILALVVVLLLGIVALIIGLSVGLNKK; from the exons ATGAAGGACCGGCTGGAGCAGCTCAAGGCG AAGCAGGACGCGGACGATGACACGGAGGAGCTGGAGATCGCCGTCGACAACACGGCGTTCATGGACGAGTTCTTCTCGGAG ATCGAGGAGACCCGGCAAAACATCGACAAGATCTCGGAGAACGTGGAGGAGGCCAAGAAGCTCTACAGCATCATCCTCTCAGCCCCCATCCCTGAGCAGA AGACCAAAGACGACCTGGAGCAGCTGACGGCGGAGATCAAGAAAATGGCCAACGGCGTCCGCAACAAGCTGAAGA GCATGGAGAGGAACATCGAGCAGGACGAGGCGCGGTCCTCCGCCGACCTCCGGATACGCAAGTCCCAG cactCGGTCCTGTCCCGCAAGTTCGTTGACGTCATGACCAAGTACAACGAGGCGCAGGTCGACTTCCGGGAGCGCAGCAAGGGCCGGATCCAGCGCCAGCTCGAGATCA CCGGCAAGAACACGACGgacgaggagctggaggagatgctggagAGCGGGAACCCCTCCATCTTCACCTCGGGG ATCATGGACTCGCAGATCTCGAAGCAGGCGCTGAGCGAGATCGAGGGGCGGCACAAGGACATCGTGCGGCTGGAGAGCAGCATCAAGGAGCTCCACGACATGTTCGTCGACATCGCCATGCTGGTGGAGAACCAG GGGGGGCTGCTGGATAACGTGGAGCAGCACGTGATGCACGCGGCCGAGCACGTGGAGCAGGCGAACCAGCAGACCAAGAAGGCGCTCCAGTACCAGGGCCAGGCACGCAAG AAGATGCTGATTTTGGCGCTGGTAGTGGTGCTCTTGCTGGGGATAGTTGCCCTCATCATCGGACTTTCCGTGGGGCTAAACAAGAAATAA
- the PATL1 gene encoding protein PAT1 homolog 1 isoform X2 has product MFRYQSLEDCPLDEDEDAFQALGEEDEDIDQFNDDTFGAGAVDDDWQEAHERLAELEDKPMAARERDGAGGEEVDLLGEPEDTLAERLTRLVIDSELEDPAIMQAVQTRAPAQPGGLNSSIWDSSAVLRRIRGPLLTQEMPSVSVLDYALPQRPPQAREEERDPSERALPRRSSSPVIGSPPVRAVPIGTPPKQAAVPNFNQQILCPKPVHIRATMQQRYPAPYGERMSPNQLCNVPNSSLLGHPFPHSVSPVLTHLQRAQLLGGAQAGRMSPSQFARVSGLVGSPLPSVNPKLLQGRVGQMMSPASGFRAFFGAPPAPPPSQPQHPPGPGSHLQSLRPQHQMFRPDTTHLHPQHRRLLHQRQQNRNQHRSLNGSVGDRGGHRSSHQEQMRKDPYANLMLQREKDWVSKIQMMQLQSTDPYLDDYYYQNYFQKLEKLSAAEEVHGDGPKKERTKLITPQVAKLEHTYKPVQFEGSLGKLTVSSVNNPRKMIDAVVTSRSEDDETKEKQVRDKRRQTLVTIEKTYSLLLDVEDYERRYLLSLEGERPALMGERKQKICDMYDNLRGKAPGQERPSDDHFMQIMCIRKGKRLVARILPFLSPEQAADVLMATARNLPFLIKKDAQDEVLPCLLRPFSHVLYHLPLGTVTSLVQQLTNLPQSATAPAPTNLHLTAVLQNKFGLSLLYLVLSRGEELQSSDANTELMQDNQWTELMLMATRELLRIPQAALAKPVSIPSNLISLFSRYVDQQKLNLLETKLHLVHGIR; this is encoded by the exons atgttcCGGTACCAG TCCCTGGAGGACTGCCCGTTGGATGAGGATGAAGACGCTTTCCAGGCCCTGGGGGAGGAAGATGAAGATATCGACCAGTTCAACGATGACACCTTCGGAGCCGGGGCTGTCG ACGACGACTGGCAGGAGGCACACGAGCGGCTGGCGGAGCTGGAGGATAAACCGATGGCAGCCAGGGAGCGGGATGGGGCCGGCGGAGAGGAGGTGGATCTGCTGGGTGAACCCGAGGATACGCTGGCGGAGCGGCTGACCAGGCTGGTTATCGACAGCGAGCTGGAGGATCCCGCCATCATGCAGGCTGTGCAGACCAGGGCCCCCGCGCAG CCTGGAGGGTTGAATTCCAGCATCTGGGACAGCTCGGCTGTCCTGAGGCGCATCCGAGGGCCGCTTCTCACTCAG GAGATGCCGTCGGTGTCCGTGCTGGACTACGCTCTGCCTCAGAGACCCCCCCAGGCTCGAGAGGAAGAGCGGGACCCCTCCGAGCGGGCGTTGCCCCGGCGTTCATCATCCCCTGTCATCGGGAGCCCCCCTGTCCGGGCTGTCCCCATCGGCACCCCTCCCAAGCAGGCTGCCGTGCCCAACTTCAACCAGCAG ATCCTGTGTCCGAAGCCTGTCCACATCCGAGCTACCATGCAGCAGCGCTACCCCGCTCCCTACGGCGAGAGGATGTCCCCCAACCAGCTCTGCAACGTACCG aATTCCTCCCTCCTGGGCCACCCGTTCCCCCACAGCGTCTCTCCCGTCCTCACCCACCTGCAGAGAGCGCAGCTGCTCGGAGGAGCCCAG gCCGGCCGAATGTCCCCCAGCCAGTTTGCCCGGGTCTCTGGCCTGGTTgggagccccctcccctccgTCAATCCCAAGCTGCTCCAGGGCAGAGTCGGGCAGATGATGTCTCCGGCCAGCGGGTTTCGTGCCTTCTTCGGGGCTCCCCCCGCTCCACCTCCCTCGCAGCCGCAGCACCCGCCGGGCCCCGGATCCcacctgcagagcctgag GCCGCAGCACCAGATGTTCCGGCCGGATACGAcccacctgcacccccagcaccgccGGCTCCTGCACCAGCGGCAGCAGAACCGAAA CCAGCACCGGAGCCTCAACGGCTCGGTGGGGGACCGAGGGGGCCACCGGAGCAGCCACCAGGAGCAGATGCGCAAAGATCCCTACGCCAACCTCATGCTGCAGCGGGAGAAGGACTGGGTGTCCAAGATCCAGATGatgcagctgcagagcactgaTCCCTACCTGGATGACTATTACTACCAG AATTACTTCCAGAAGCTGGAGAAGTTGTCAGCAGCGGAGGAAGTCCACGGTGATGGTCCCAAGAAGGAACGCACTAAACTCATCACACCTCAGGTGGCTAAGCTGGAGCACACCTACAAGCCAG TGCAGTTTGAAGGCTCGCTCGGGAAGCTCACGGTCTCCAGCGTGAACAACCCCCGGAAGATGATCGACGCGGTGGTGACCTCCCGCAGTGAGGATGAC GAGACGAAGGAGAAGCAGGTTCGAGACAAGAGGCGCCAGACCCTTGTCACGATCGAGAAG ACGTACAGCCTCCTCCTGGACGTGGAGGACTACGAGAGACGCTACCTCCTGAGCCTGGAAGGCGAGCGGCCGGCCCTGATGGGCGAGAGGAAGCAGAAGATCTGCGATATGTACGACAATCTGAGGGGGAAGGCGCCCGGGCAGGAGAG GCCAAGCGACGACCACTTCATGCAGATCATGTGCATCCGGAAAGGGAAGCGCCTCGTGGCCCGGATCCTCCCCTTCTTGTCACCCGAGCAAGCGGCCGACGTACTCATGGCGACGGCCAGGAACCTGCCCTTCCTCATCAAGAAGGATGCTCAGGATGAG GTGCTGCCCTGCCTGTTGAGGCCATTCTCACACGTTCTCTACCACCTTCCCTTGGGGACGGTCACCAGCCTTGTGCAGCAGCTAACGAACCTACCTCAGAGCGCGACCGCGCCAGCACCCACCAACCTGCACCTCACTGCTGTGCTCCAAAACAAg TTCGGCCTGTCCCTGCTGTACTTGGTCTTGAGCCGCGGGGAGGAACTGCAGAGCTCGGACGCCAACACGGAGCTAATGCAGGACAACCAGTG GACGGAGCTGATGCTCATGGCAACGCGGGAGCTCCTGCGGATCCCTCAGGCGGCTTTGGCCAAGCCGGTGTCCATCCCCTCGAACCTGATCTCCCTCTTCTCTCGCTACGTTGACCAGCAGAAGCTGAACCTGCTGGAGACGAAATTGCA CTTAGTGCACGGGATCCGGTAG
- the PATL1 gene encoding protein PAT1 homolog 1 isoform X1, whose translation MFRYQSLEDCPLDEDEDAFQALGEEDEDIDQFNDDTFGAGAVDDDWQEAHERLAELEDKPMAARERDGAGGEEVDLLGEPEDTLAERLTRLVIDSELEDPAIMQAVQTRAPAQQPGGLNSSIWDSSAVLRRIRGPLLTQEMPSVSVLDYALPQRPPQAREEERDPSERALPRRSSSPVIGSPPVRAVPIGTPPKQAAVPNFNQQILCPKPVHIRATMQQRYPAPYGERMSPNQLCNVPNSSLLGHPFPHSVSPVLTHLQRAQLLGGAQAGRMSPSQFARVSGLVGSPLPSVNPKLLQGRVGQMMSPASGFRAFFGAPPAPPPSQPQHPPGPGSHLQSLRPQHQMFRPDTTHLHPQHRRLLHQRQQNRNQHRSLNGSVGDRGGHRSSHQEQMRKDPYANLMLQREKDWVSKIQMMQLQSTDPYLDDYYYQNYFQKLEKLSAAEEVHGDGPKKERTKLITPQVAKLEHTYKPVQFEGSLGKLTVSSVNNPRKMIDAVVTSRSEDDETKEKQVRDKRRQTLVTIEKTYSLLLDVEDYERRYLLSLEGERPALMGERKQKICDMYDNLRGKAPGQERPSDDHFMQIMCIRKGKRLVARILPFLSPEQAADVLMATARNLPFLIKKDAQDEVLPCLLRPFSHVLYHLPLGTVTSLVQQLTNLPQSATAPAPTNLHLTAVLQNKFGLSLLYLVLSRGEELQSSDANTELMQDNQWTELMLMATRELLRIPQAALAKPVSIPSNLISLFSRYVDQQKLNLLETKLHLVHGIR comes from the exons atgttcCGGTACCAG TCCCTGGAGGACTGCCCGTTGGATGAGGATGAAGACGCTTTCCAGGCCCTGGGGGAGGAAGATGAAGATATCGACCAGTTCAACGATGACACCTTCGGAGCCGGGGCTGTCG ACGACGACTGGCAGGAGGCACACGAGCGGCTGGCGGAGCTGGAGGATAAACCGATGGCAGCCAGGGAGCGGGATGGGGCCGGCGGAGAGGAGGTGGATCTGCTGGGTGAACCCGAGGATACGCTGGCGGAGCGGCTGACCAGGCTGGTTATCGACAGCGAGCTGGAGGATCCCGCCATCATGCAGGCTGTGCAGACCAGGGCCCCCGCGCAG CAGCCTGGAGGGTTGAATTCCAGCATCTGGGACAGCTCGGCTGTCCTGAGGCGCATCCGAGGGCCGCTTCTCACTCAG GAGATGCCGTCGGTGTCCGTGCTGGACTACGCTCTGCCTCAGAGACCCCCCCAGGCTCGAGAGGAAGAGCGGGACCCCTCCGAGCGGGCGTTGCCCCGGCGTTCATCATCCCCTGTCATCGGGAGCCCCCCTGTCCGGGCTGTCCCCATCGGCACCCCTCCCAAGCAGGCTGCCGTGCCCAACTTCAACCAGCAG ATCCTGTGTCCGAAGCCTGTCCACATCCGAGCTACCATGCAGCAGCGCTACCCCGCTCCCTACGGCGAGAGGATGTCCCCCAACCAGCTCTGCAACGTACCG aATTCCTCCCTCCTGGGCCACCCGTTCCCCCACAGCGTCTCTCCCGTCCTCACCCACCTGCAGAGAGCGCAGCTGCTCGGAGGAGCCCAG gCCGGCCGAATGTCCCCCAGCCAGTTTGCCCGGGTCTCTGGCCTGGTTgggagccccctcccctccgTCAATCCCAAGCTGCTCCAGGGCAGAGTCGGGCAGATGATGTCTCCGGCCAGCGGGTTTCGTGCCTTCTTCGGGGCTCCCCCCGCTCCACCTCCCTCGCAGCCGCAGCACCCGCCGGGCCCCGGATCCcacctgcagagcctgag GCCGCAGCACCAGATGTTCCGGCCGGATACGAcccacctgcacccccagcaccgccGGCTCCTGCACCAGCGGCAGCAGAACCGAAA CCAGCACCGGAGCCTCAACGGCTCGGTGGGGGACCGAGGGGGCCACCGGAGCAGCCACCAGGAGCAGATGCGCAAAGATCCCTACGCCAACCTCATGCTGCAGCGGGAGAAGGACTGGGTGTCCAAGATCCAGATGatgcagctgcagagcactgaTCCCTACCTGGATGACTATTACTACCAG AATTACTTCCAGAAGCTGGAGAAGTTGTCAGCAGCGGAGGAAGTCCACGGTGATGGTCCCAAGAAGGAACGCACTAAACTCATCACACCTCAGGTGGCTAAGCTGGAGCACACCTACAAGCCAG TGCAGTTTGAAGGCTCGCTCGGGAAGCTCACGGTCTCCAGCGTGAACAACCCCCGGAAGATGATCGACGCGGTGGTGACCTCCCGCAGTGAGGATGAC GAGACGAAGGAGAAGCAGGTTCGAGACAAGAGGCGCCAGACCCTTGTCACGATCGAGAAG ACGTACAGCCTCCTCCTGGACGTGGAGGACTACGAGAGACGCTACCTCCTGAGCCTGGAAGGCGAGCGGCCGGCCCTGATGGGCGAGAGGAAGCAGAAGATCTGCGATATGTACGACAATCTGAGGGGGAAGGCGCCCGGGCAGGAGAG GCCAAGCGACGACCACTTCATGCAGATCATGTGCATCCGGAAAGGGAAGCGCCTCGTGGCCCGGATCCTCCCCTTCTTGTCACCCGAGCAAGCGGCCGACGTACTCATGGCGACGGCCAGGAACCTGCCCTTCCTCATCAAGAAGGATGCTCAGGATGAG GTGCTGCCCTGCCTGTTGAGGCCATTCTCACACGTTCTCTACCACCTTCCCTTGGGGACGGTCACCAGCCTTGTGCAGCAGCTAACGAACCTACCTCAGAGCGCGACCGCGCCAGCACCCACCAACCTGCACCTCACTGCTGTGCTCCAAAACAAg TTCGGCCTGTCCCTGCTGTACTTGGTCTTGAGCCGCGGGGAGGAACTGCAGAGCTCGGACGCCAACACGGAGCTAATGCAGGACAACCAGTG GACGGAGCTGATGCTCATGGCAACGCGGGAGCTCCTGCGGATCCCTCAGGCGGCTTTGGCCAAGCCGGTGTCCATCCCCTCGAACCTGATCTCCCTCTTCTCTCGCTACGTTGACCAGCAGAAGCTGAACCTGCTGGAGACGAAATTGCA CTTAGTGCACGGGATCCGGTAG
- the STX3 gene encoding syntaxin-3 isoform X2, whose product MKDRLEQLKAKQDADDDTEELEIAVDNTAFMDEFFSEIEETRQNIDKISENVEEAKKLYSIILSAPIPEQKTKDDLEQLTAEIKKMANGVRNKLKSMERNIEQDEARSSADLRIRKSQHSVLSRKFVDVMTKYNEAQVDFRERSKGRIQRQLEITGKNTTDEELEEMLESGNPSIFTSGIMDSQISKQALSEIEGRHKDIVRLESSIKELHDMFVDIAMLVENQGGLLDNVEQHVMHAAEHVEQANQQTKKALQYQGQARKKKIMIMLCCIILAIILAASIWSVFA is encoded by the exons ATGAAGGACCGGCTGGAGCAGCTCAAGGCG AAGCAGGACGCGGACGATGACACGGAGGAGCTGGAGATCGCCGTCGACAACACGGCGTTCATGGACGAGTTCTTCTCGGAG ATCGAGGAGACCCGGCAAAACATCGACAAGATCTCGGAGAACGTGGAGGAGGCCAAGAAGCTCTACAGCATCATCCTCTCAGCCCCCATCCCTGAGCAGA AGACCAAAGACGACCTGGAGCAGCTGACGGCGGAGATCAAGAAAATGGCCAACGGCGTCCGCAACAAGCTGAAGA GCATGGAGAGGAACATCGAGCAGGACGAGGCGCGGTCCTCCGCCGACCTCCGGATACGCAAGTCCCAG cactCGGTCCTGTCCCGCAAGTTCGTTGACGTCATGACCAAGTACAACGAGGCGCAGGTCGACTTCCGGGAGCGCAGCAAGGGCCGGATCCAGCGCCAGCTCGAGATCA CCGGCAAGAACACGACGgacgaggagctggaggagatgctggagAGCGGGAACCCCTCCATCTTCACCTCGGGG ATCATGGACTCGCAGATCTCGAAGCAGGCGCTGAGCGAGATCGAGGGGCGGCACAAGGACATCGTGCGGCTGGAGAGCAGCATCAAGGAGCTCCACGACATGTTCGTCGACATCGCCATGCTGGTGGAGAACCAG GGGGGGCTGCTGGATAACGTGGAGCAGCACGTGATGCACGCGGCCGAGCACGTGGAGCAGGCGAACCAGCAGACCAAGAAGGCGCTCCAGTACCAGGGCCAGGCACGCAAG AAGAAGATCATGATCATGTTGTGCTGCATCATCCTCGCCATCATCTTGGCTGCCAGCATCTGGAGCGTCTTCGCCTGA